One window from the genome of Bradyrhizobium xenonodulans encodes:
- a CDS encoding sigma-70 family RNA polymerase sigma factor, with translation MPLTDSLRDDILAAVPSLRAFAISLSGNADRADDLVQETLLRALANIDSFQPGSNLPAWLFTILRNLFRSDYRKRRREVEDAEGNYAKTLKTQPSQNAHLEFEEFRGALEKLPQDQREALILVGASGFSYEDAASICGCAVGTIKSRVNRARSKLAALLYVDGAEDFGPDETVRAVIGGSGG, from the coding sequence ATGCCTCTCACCGACTCCCTTCGAGACGACATCCTCGCGGCCGTGCCCAGTCTGCGCGCGTTCGCGATCTCGCTCAGCGGCAATGCGGACCGCGCCGACGATCTGGTGCAGGAAACGCTTCTGCGTGCGCTCGCCAACATCGACTCGTTCCAGCCCGGCTCCAACCTGCCAGCGTGGCTGTTCACGATCCTGCGCAACCTGTTCCGCTCCGACTATCGCAAGCGGCGGCGGGAGGTGGAGGATGCCGAGGGCAACTACGCCAAGACGCTGAAGACGCAGCCGTCGCAGAACGCGCATCTCGAGTTCGAGGAGTTTCGCGGCGCGCTGGAGAAGCTTCCGCAGGACCAGCGCGAGGCCTTGATCCTGGTCGGCGCCTCCGGCTTCTCCTATGAGGATGCGGCCTCGATCTGCGGCTGTGCGGTCGGCACGATCAAGAGCCGCGTCAACCGCGCGCGCTCGAAGTTGGCCGCGCTGCTCTATGTCGACGGCGCCGAGGACTTCGGGCCCGACGAGACCGTGCGCGCCGTGATCGGCGGCAGCGGCGGATAG
- a CDS encoding NepR family anti-sigma factor, translated as MKDLKSQASKSTTPGKGGLTPEIQSRIGHQLRAMYDDVVRQGVPDRFAELIKKLDAPGGAPQVETDGGSNDNNTGRD; from the coding sequence ATGAAAGATCTCAAGTCTCAAGCCAGCAAAAGCACGACCCCCGGCAAGGGAGGCCTCACTCCGGAGATCCAGTCCCGGATCGGGCACCAGCTGCGCGCCATGTATGATGACGTGGTGCGGCAGGGGGTTCCAGACCGGTTCGCGGAACTGATCAAGAAGCTTGATGCGCCGGGAGGCGCACCCCAAGTGGAAACGGACGGGGGCTCCAACGACAACAATACTGGGAGGGATTAA